Below is a genomic region from Synergistaceae bacterium.
GAGTCTCTCGGTATTGAAGCAATCCGCAAGCCCATATTATCAGCGTCAAAAATTGCAAGTGCTATAGCGTCAGTGCGTGAAGCTCCATCAACGTTATCAAGTCCGACGATTAAGACATTTACAGAACCTTTTGCGGCCTCCTGCTCTCGTTGTCCGGAAACTGCGAGCTCTGAGTCTGCTGAAACGCTGCCGGGCTGAGTCGGTTGTCTTGTCTCTCTCGTTCTTGAAGCGGGAAGAGGCAAAATATTCGGATCGTTCCAGACCTCGAGCAATTTAACTGTAGCACCGCCGATTAATGATGCAATTATAGTGAATACAATTCCTAAAATTTTTAGTACTCTCATATTATGTTAATCACCTCTGTATAAATTATTTGACATTATATAAATTTCTACCAAGTGAGGCACAAGAAATCTTATTCCCTTACCGACTTTGACCCGCTCGCGAATTTCAGTGCTTGATATTGCGAACTGCGGAATCTCTATATATTTTAAATCATCACGAATAAATTTAGGGAGTTTTTCTATTCCGCTGACAGGGTAGCCGGGTCTTCTTGCTGTTACAAGTGTGCATAAAGTCGGGATTTTCTCGTAATCAAACCATGATGTAATTGATAACATTGCGTCAAGTCCTGTGATGAAAAATAAATCTTCCGGGTTAATGCCTGACTGCACGAACTCTCTTAACGTGTCTACAGTATATGAAGACTCTTTGCGGTCAATTTCTGTGCGCGAAACTGAATACTCAAGCACGCCTGCTGTAGCTAATAGAGTCATTGCGTATCTGTCTTCACCAGGTGTAACGCGATTATTAATCTTGTGCGGGGGATCTCCCGTCGGTACAAATATTAAGCGTTCGAGATTCAATATTCGTCTTGCTTCTTCTGCGGCGAGTAAATGCCCGTAATGAATCGGATCAAATGTGCCGCCCATTATTCCTGTTCTCATGAGATTATGTCAGGCTCAAAGCTAAATTCTTCGTCGCCTATGTAAATTTTATCGCCCTCACGAGCTCCGGCAGCCTCTAATGCTTCTTCTATCTTGAGAGCCTTCAAGAGACCTGCAAATTTTTTCAATGCGTCCTCGTGATCGAAATTAATGCGTGATACAGACTTCTCAAAATTTTCGTGCTGGACTCTAAATGAACCGTCAGCGAGTCTGATTATATTAACGGGTGCTTTACTTGACTTGGCCGGACGTTTTCTCATGGGTAATTCTATAATTTTATCTGCGTCGTAGTCCAATAATTTAACGGCTGGAGTCTTGCGCACGAGTTCTGCCACACGTTTTATTAATTCCGGTATATTTTCGCCTGTCAAAGCACTTACGCTCATGTAGGGCATATTTAATTTTTCTGCATAATCACGCAAAATATTTGAATTTTCTTGAGTGCCTTCAATGTCGATTTTATTTCCCAAAACAATGCAAGGCCGGTTATATAAATCTGCTCCGTACTGCTTGAACTCGTTTAACAGCGCGTCAAAATTTGCAACAGGGTCATTTTGCGATAAATCAATTACATGCAGTAAAATTCTTGTCCGCTCAACGTGGCGCAAAAATTGAAGTCCGAGTCCTTTTCCCTCGTGAGCACCCTCAATTAATCCGGGCAAATCAGCTATTACAACTTGAGCATCATCAACCGCTAGAACTCCTAAATTAGGCGTTAAAGTCGTGAAAGGATAACCGGCGATTCTGGGCTTGGCTCCGCTAATAGCTGCTAAAATGCTTGACTTTCCTGCGTTGGGAAAACCTGCGAGTCCTACATCAGCAATTAATTTCAATTCGAGGATTAAATTTTTTTCTTCGCCTGGATCGCCTTTTTCCGCGAATTTGGGAGCGCGCCTTTGTGAGCTTGCAAAATGTGTGTTGCCTCGTCCGCCTTTACCGCCGTGAGCAGCTATAAAAGTTTGTCCCGGTTCTGTCAAATCAGCGAGGATATTATTTTCTGAATCGCGCAAGAGAGTCCCGCAAGGCACAAAAATTTTCAGATCTTCACCGTTTGCGCCAGTCCGTAAAGCTCCCGAACCGTGCCCGCCGTT
It encodes:
- the nadD gene encoding nicotinate-nucleotide adenylyltransferase, with translation MRTGIMGGTFDPIHYGHLLAAEEARRILNLERLIFVPTGDPPHKINNRVTPGEDRYAMTLLATAGVLEYSVSRTEIDRKESSYTVDTLREFVQSGINPEDLFFITGLDAMLSITSWFDYEKIPTLCTLVTARRPGYPVSGIEKLPKFIRDDLKYIEIPQFAISSTEIRERVKVGKGIRFLVPHLVEIYIMSNNLYRGD
- the obgE gene encoding GTPase ObgE, with amino-acid sequence MKFVDLAEIFIKAGRGGNGAMSFRREKFVPKGGPDGADGGKGGDVIIEAVGGIVTLADFEYNKRFQAGNGGHGSGALRTGANGEDLKIFVPCGTLLRDSENNILADLTEPGQTFIAAHGGKGGRGNTHFASSQRRAPKFAEKGDPGEEKNLILELKLIADVGLAGFPNAGKSSILAAISGAKPRIAGYPFTTLTPNLGVLAVDDAQVVIADLPGLIEGAHEGKGLGLQFLRHVERTRILLHVIDLSQNDPVANFDALLNEFKQYGADLYNRPCIVLGNKIDIEGTQENSNILRDYAEKLNMPYMSVSALTGENIPELIKRVAELVRKTPAVKLLDYDADKIIELPMRKRPAKSSKAPVNIIRLADGSFRVQHENFEKSVSRINFDHEDALKKFAGLLKALKIEEALEAAGAREGDKIYIGDEEFSFEPDIIS